A region from the Drosophila ananassae strain 14024-0371.13 chromosome 2L, ASM1763931v2, whole genome shotgun sequence genome encodes:
- the LOC6505635 gene encoding probable ubiquitin carboxyl-terminal hydrolase FAF isoform X1, translating into MTFDTRRQAGGQPGSTSTSSSSTTATTTTTSPAQSMGSVTGTGTGTGSGSGSGAGTVTTTSIIGGGVGGGQVTSNTQEQQTPSVGNRSAEVTDVVASSSASSVDSTVTLVPPEKLISSFPTTKLRMLTQKISNPRWVVPVLPEQELEVLLNAAIELTQAGVDHNCEPCVEFYRNGLTTSFAKILTDEAVNSWKYNIHHCILVSCGKLLHLIAIHMQRDNPYLLDLLAIVFDPENKFNTFNAARHPVCFATPDAIWGPLDSNKMFAKPPPEPKNARGWLVDLINRFGQLGGFDNLLERFNSGLELLKRNQNKPTAKEASDGQDNRLTLALIHSLLRPFGQCYELLTPATIAKYFMPTWNVVLDLLDSFTDEELKREVKPEGRNDYINGIVKSARFLASRLTGQEELIRDLEMFRLKMILRLLQVSSFNGKMNALNEINKVLSSVAYYSHRSQPLPHCMPEDEMDWLTAERMAQWIKSSDVLGIVLKDSLHQPQYVEKLEKIIRFLIKEQALTLDDLDAVWRAQAGKHEAIVKNVHDLLAKLAWDFTPEQLDHLFEAFQASMTTANKRQRERLLELIRRLAEDDKNGVMAQKVLKLFWTLAHSQEVPPEVLDQALGAHVKILDYSCSQERDAQKTIWLDKCVGELKSGDSWVLPALRLIRDICCLYDTTPNHAPRTQTGTNRQQVIERLQNDYTLVILVTNSLTAYMEKVRQMVAETPGLDPATILIDQRFPHHAQIAERLEFLKFLLKDGQLWLCADQAKQIWHCLAVSAVFPADREECFRWFGKLMGEEPDLDPGINKDFFENNILQLDPHLLTESGIKCFERFFKAVNSKEDKLKAIHRGYILDNEDLIGKDYLWRVITTGGEDIAGKAIDLLKEVSTALSPRLQENVAEFHEMFIGECCSRLRNHYGNIMILGKTQLQDELEAPDQSDNANDESKDAKMRFIEAEKMCRILKVLQEYVKECDRSYSGDRVHLPLSRVTRGKNTILYIRFQTPGRPIDDLEIVTHSNETMAAFKRSLLKRIKGTSTANIKVDLFYTNGEMIEVSDEINPLYQYTIRDKMVLTAKLTPVGTGLASSPDSSSDSSTGSPPRPCPDMQRIESESTLPGVIISQNYQYTEFFLKLYQLGSDLEHGRLRDSAKVLLHLLPCDRQTTRQLQLMCRVPKAAIAAVAVGEKAAKEDEEKQNSSDQSSSDPEEEHCTPEQMFLHPTPAQVLYNLSVLHGLLIPALDPLGEAALQVQSAWMHSGCAHFVLELLTKNNFLPSADMHTKRASFQCVLRLAKLFLYIVGSVLSRVGDEPMICDLDNGARSQVDILKQNFSTMPNSSQGTLRAISAKLAVMLAREMLSATPEGERCRTLFSSTLQWSCPDISTIKAVVQLAWASSCGNLQALGSSSNAGGDFEDEVIVPDGQDFSMCKEALEVLTISFILNPSANEALSSDANWPKFITSIVLKNPLRHVRQVASEQLFLASTYCAGDRRPFVYMVNLLVGALKTLVPQYEATCAEFFSMLCRTLSYGCIYNWPLQIGEGLLGDEIKWLQRIRENVRATGDTQVHEELLEGHLCLAKELMFFLVPDSKAQLNELIHELIDDFLFTASREFLHLRRHGSLRQDTVPPPVCRSPHTIAAACDLLIALCQLCVPNMKLLTNTLIDFVCTDTDPLREWDYLPPVGARPTKGFCGLKNAGATCYMNSVLQQLYMVPAVRVGILRAHGAATNDGEDFSGDSDLTGGGLGPALFSGPSAALVSFSSSSSSSSGAGEDGAQDVRKNYHVVILKHVQAIFAHLGHSALQFYVPRGLWTHFKLQGEPVNLREQQDAVEFFMSLFESLDEGLKALGHPQLMNATLGGSFSDQKICQECPHRYSKEEPFSVFSVDIRNHSSLTESLEQYVKGELLEGADAYHCDKCDKKVVTVKRLCVKKLPPVLAIQLKRFEYDYERVCAIKFNDYFEFPRILDMEPYTVSGLAKLEGEVVEVGDNCQTNVETTKYELTGIVVHSGQASGGHYFSYILSKNPANGKCQWYKFDDGEVTECKMHEDEEMKAQCFGGDYMGEIYDNNLKRMQYRRQKRWWNAYMLFYTRCDQNPVQFEPSVEQLSLTESRNMVLPLPKPIERSVRHQNIRFLHSRSIFSVEFFNFIKKLVSCNIPSVRSDKITPAAEELSLLGVQLASQFLFHTGFRTKKSLRGPVIDWYDTLSHHIRSSALVRKWFANHALLSPPSRLGEYILMAPSPEVRTVFVKLVVFFCHFAIHDEPLPGFDGANLCEQVLISVLRLLKSEAADYGKHLPHYFSLFSMYVGLGTREKQQLLKLNVPLQFIQVALDDGPGPAIKYQYPEFSKLHQVVSHLVRCSDVSEKCQSSNQNARPLPNPFKDATVSQEELTPLSTECMDLLFNRTGYIKKVIEDTNVGDEGLKLLQYCSWENPHFSRAVLTELLWQCGFAYCHDMRHHTDLLLNILLIEDSWQHHRIHNALNGVAEEREGLLDTIQRAKTHYQKRAYQIIKCLTQLFHKSEIALQMLNTNATISRHWSVAVEWLQDELERQRGIGCQYNSYSWSPPAQSNDNTNGYMLERSQSARNTWTMAYELCPDEITEKPDQDENNESDLESNLDENKADPAAQTAETQEGLTGGTELVGDAKPATTSSPSTGAWLARGDNNAIPRLSRQLFGVYTATTPATTTTPAATAGSGANSETESSAQETTTGETTLNGLTNRLDHMEIKAKKGVRSRSKGGKLPPVLFHQHQLPPEQQLKLKQQQLQAHQHQLSLQLQPKQPHEQQQQQRGDTSKSSSSRLI; encoded by the exons ATGACGTTCGACACGCGCAGGCAAGCCGGCGGCCAGCCGGGCAGCACAtcgaccagcagcagcagcacgacAGCGACTACCACCACGACCAGTCCGGCGCAGAGCATGGGATCAGTCACGGGGAcaggcactggcactggcagtggcagtggcagtggcgctGGCACAGTCACCACCACATCGATCATCGGAGGTGGCGTTGGCGGGGGCCAAGTGACGAGCAACACCCAGGAGCAACAGACGCCATCGGTGGGCAACAGAAGTGCCGAAGTCACCGACGTGGTGGCCTCGTCTTCGGCGAGTAGCGTAGACAGCACCGTGACACTAGT GCCTCCAGAGAAGCTGATATCCTCGTTTCCCACGACCAAGCTACGCATGCTGACCCAGAAGATTTCCAATCCGCGCTGGGTGGTGCCTGTGCTgccggagcaggagctggaAGTGCTGTTGAACGCGGCCATTGAACTGACTCAGGCTG GTGTCGACCACAACTGCGAGCCGTGCGTGGAGTTCTACCGCAACGGGCTGACAACATCTTTCGCCAAAATCCTCACCGACGAGGCGGTGAACTCGTGGAAGTACAACATCCATCATTGCATCCTGGTGTCCTGCGGCAAGCTACTTCACTTGATAGCCATTCACATGCAACGCGATAATCCCTACCTGCTGGATCTTCTGGCGATAGTCTTCGATCCGGAGAACAAGTTCAACACCTTCAATGCAGCCCGCCATCCGGTGTGCTTCGCCACTCCAGACGCTATCTGGGGCCCGCTGGACAGCAACAAAATGTTCGCCAAACCGCCGCCAGAACCGAAGAATGCGCGTGGGTGGCTGGTAGATCTCATTAATCGTTTCGGCCAACTCGGCGGCTTCGACAATCTTCTGGAACGGTTCAACAGTGGGCTGGAGCTGCTGAAGCGAAATCAGAACAAGCCCACTGCCAAGGAAGCTAGCGATGGCCAGGACAACCGTCTaacgctcgccctcatccacAGTCTGCTGCGGCCATTTGGCCAGTGCTATGAGCTGCTGACTCCCGCCACCATCGCCAAGTACTTCATGCCGACCTGGAATGTTGTGCTGGACCTGCTGGACAGCTTCACAGACGAGGAATTGAAGCGCGAAGTGAAGCCTGAGGGCCGGAACGACTACATTAATGGAATCGTGAAATCGGCACGCTTTCTGGCCAGCCGCTTGACCGGCCAGGAAGAGCTGATCCGCGATCTGGAGATGTTTCGGCTGAAGATGATCCTGCGGCTACTTCAGGTGTCTAGCTTTAATGGCAAAATGAACGCTCTCAACGAGATTAACAAGGTGCTCTCCTCTGTGGCCTACTACTCGCACCGCTCGCAGCCGCTCCCCCATTGCATGCCGGAGGACGAGATGGACTGGCTGACGGCTGAGCGAATGGCGCAGTGGATAAAGTCCTCGGACGTGCTGGGCATTGTGCTTAAGGACTCGTTGCACCAGCCCCAATACGTGGAAAAGCTGGAGAAGATCATCCGCTTCCTTATCAAGGAGCAGGCTCTTACGCTCGACGATCTGGACGCGGTGTGGCGAGCCCAGGCGGGAAAACACGAAGCGATTGTGAAGAACGTCCACGATCTGCTGGCGAAGCTGGCTTGGGATTTTACCCCCGAGCAGCTGGACCATCTCTTCGAAGCGTTCCAG GCCAGCATGACCACCGCCAACAAGAGGCAAAGGGAGCGGCTCCTGGAACTGATTCGACGACTGGCCGAGGACGACAAGAACGGAGTGATGGCCCAGAAGGTGCTGAAACTCTTCTGGACCTTGGCCCATAGTCAGGAGGTGCCGCCGGAGGTGCTGGATCAAGCGCTGGGCGCCCACGTCAAGATTTTGGACTACAGCTGTTCGCAGGAGCGAGACGCCCAGAAGACCATCTGGCTGGATAAGTGCGTGGGCGAGCTGAAATCTGGAGACAGCTGGGTGCTGCCGGCCTTGCGTCTTATCCGGGACATTTGCTGCCTGTACGACACCACTCCGAATCATGCTCCGCGCACGCAGACGGGAACGAATCGGCAGCAAGTGATCGAGCGTTTGCAAAACGATTACACACTGGTTATTCTCGTGACGAACAGTCTGACAGCGTACATGGAAAAGGTGCGTCAAATGGTGGCCGAGACGCCCGGACTGGATCCAGCTACCATTTTGATCGATCAGCGATTTCCGCACCATGCCCAGATCGCCGAGAgactggagttcctcaagttTCTCCTAAAGGACGGGCAGTTGTGGCTGTGCGCCGATCAAGCCAAACAGATCTGGCACTGCCTGGCGGTGAGTGCCGTCTTTCCGGCGGATCGTGAGGAGTGCTTCCGCTGGTTCGGCAAGCTGATGGGCGAGGAACCCGACCTGGATCCCGGCATCAACAAGGACTTCTTCGAGAACAACATCCTTCAGCTGGATCCGCACCTGCTCACCGAGAGCGGAATCAAGTGCTTTGAGCGCTTCTTCAAGGCGGTGAACTCCAAGGAGGACAAGCTGAAAGCGATACACAGAGGTTATATTCTGGACAACGAAGATCTCATTGGCAAGGACTACCTGTGGCGGGTGATTACGACGGGAGGCGAGGACATAGCCGGTAAGGCGATCGATCTGTTGAAGGAGGTGTCGACGGCGTTGAGTCCCAGGCTGCAAGAGAACGTTGCCGAGTTCCATGAGATGTTCATCGGCGAGTGTTGTTCCCGCCTGCGCAACCATTATGGAAATATAATGATCCTGGGCAAGACTCAGCTGCAGGACGAGCTCGAGGCGCCCGATCAGTCGGACAACGCCAATGACGAGTCGAAGGACGCCAAGATGCGCTTCATCGAGGCGGAGAAGATGTGTCGCATACTCAAGGTGCTGCAGGAGTACGTGAAGGAGTGCGACCGCTCCTATAGTGGCGACCGCGTCCACCTGCCCCTCAGTCGGGTTACGCGGGGCAAGAACACTATTCTGTACATACGCTTCCAGACTCCGGGGCGGCCCATCGACGACCTGGAGATTGTGACGCACAGCAACGAAACGATGGCCGCGTTCAAGAGGAGCCTCCTCAAACGGATCAAGGGCACCTCCACGGCCAACATCAAGGTTGATCTCTTCTACACGAACGGCGAGATGATCGAGGTCTCTGACGAGATTAATCCGTTGTACCAGTACACTATCCGGGACAAGATGGTTCTCACGGCCAAGCTAACGCCAGTGGGCACCGGCTTGGCCAGCAGCCCCGACTCCTCGAGTGACTCCAGCACCGGTTCACCGCCTCGCCCCTGCCCCGACATGCAGCGCATTGAGTCTGAGAGCACCTTGCCCGGGGTAATCATATCGCAGAACTACCAGTACACCGAGTTCTTCCTGAAGCTCTATCAGCTGGGCAGCGACCTGGAGCACGGCCGTCTGAGGGACAGCGCCAAAGTGCTGCTCCACTTGCTGCCCTGCGATCGCCAGACGACGCGACAGCTTCAGCTCATGTGCCGGGTGCCCAAGGCGGCCATTGCTGCTGTGGCTGTGGGAGAGAAGGCTGCCAAGGAGGACGAGGAGAAGCAGAATTCAAGTGACCAGTCATCGAGCGATCCCGAGGAG GAACACTGCACGCCGGAACAGATGTTCCTCCACCCGACACCAGCCCAGGTTCTGTACAACTTGAGCGTTCTGCACGGGCTGCTGATTCCTGCCCTGGACCCTCTGGGCGAGGCAGCCCTGCAGGTTCAATCCGCTTGGATGCACTCGGGCTGCGCCCACTTTGTACTGGAACTGCTGACAAAGAATAATTTCCTGCCCAGCGCTGACATGCACACGAAACGGGCGTCGTTCCAGTGTGTGCTGCGCTTGGCGAAGCTGTTCCTGTACATCGTGGGCAGTGTGTTGTCCCGTGTTGGGGACGAGCCCATGATCTGCGACCTGGACAATGGAGCCCGTTCCCAAGTGGACATCCTGAAGCAGAACTTCTCGACGATGCCAAACAGCTCGCAAGGCACCTTGCGGGCCATCTCCGCCAAGTTGGCGGTGATGCTGGCACGCGAGATGCTGTCGGCCACTCCGGAGGGTGAGCGCTGCCGCACACTGTTCAGCTCCACATTGCAGTGGTCGTGTCCGGACATCTCCACCATCAAGGCGGTGGTGCAGCTGGCGTGGGCCTCGTCCTGCGGGAATCTCCAGGCCctgggcagcagcagcaacgctGGCGGAGACTTTGAGGACGAGGTGATCGTGCCCGATGGCCAGGACTTTAGCATGTGCAAAGAGGCGTTGGAAGTGCTAACCATTTCGTTCATACTAAATCCGAGTGCCAACGAGGCCCTAAGCAGCGACGCCAACTGGCCGAAGTTCATCACATCGATCGTGCTCAAGAATCCGTTGCGGCATGTGCGGCAGGTGGCCTCGGAGCAGCTGTTTCTGGCCTCCACCTACTGTGCCGGCGACCGGCGGCCATTCGTCTACATGGTCAACTTGTTGGTGGGAGCTCTGAAAACCCTGGTTCCCCAATACGAGGCCACTTGTGCAGAGTTCTTCTCCATGCTCTGTCGCACACTGTCCTATGGTTGCATCTACAACTGGCCGCTGCAGATCGGCGAGGGACTTTTGGGCGATGAGATCAAGTGGCTGCAACGCATCCGGGAGAACGTTCGGGCTACCGGTGACACCCAGGTGCACGAGGAGCTGCTGGAGGGGCATTTGTGCCTGGCCAAGGAGCTTATGTTCTTCCTCGTCCCGGACTCGAAGGCACAGCTCAATGAGCTCATCCACGAGCTCATCGATGACTTCCTGTTTACGGCCTCGCGCGAATTCCTGCATTTACGGCGGCACGGCAGCCTTCGGCAGGACACAGTGCCGCCTCCCGTTTGCCGCAGTCCGCACACGATTGCCGCCGCCTGCGACCTTCTAATTGCCTTGTGCCAGCTCTGTGTTCCTAATATGAAGCTACTCACCAATACACTAATCGACTTTGTTTGCACGG ACACGGATCCGTTGCGCGAGTGGGATTATCTGCCGCCGGTTGGCGCCAGGCCCACAAAGGGTTTCTGCGGACTTAAAAATGCCGGGGCCACCTGCTACATGAATTCGGTTCTGCAGCAGCTATATATGGTGCCGGCGGTGCGGGTGGGCATTCTGCGGGCCCACGGTGCTGCCACCAACGATGGCGAGGACTTCAGCGGCGATTCTGATTTGACGGGCGGCGGTCTGGGACCAGCTCTCTTCTCGGGTCCCTCCGCTGCCCTAGTCTCCTtctcctcgtcgtcgtcgtcatcgtcgGGCGCTGGCGAGGATGGGGCCCAGGATGTCCGGAAAAACTACCACGTGGTTATTCTGAAGCACGTTCAGGCCATATTTGCCCACCTGGGTCACAGCGCTCTGCAGTTCTATGTGCCCCGCGGACTATGGACGCATTTCAA ACTGCAAGGAGAACCTGTGAATCTGCGGGAGCAGCAGGATGCTGTGGAGTTCTTCATGTCCCTGTTCGAGAGCCTCGACGAGGGACTGAAGGCACTCGGCCATCCGCAGCTGATGAACGCCACGCTGGGCGGCTCTTTCAGTGACCAGAAGATCTGCCAAGAGTGCCCCCATCGCTACTCCAAAGAGGAACCATTTAGTGTATTTAGTGTCGATATTAGGAATCATAGCTCATTAACCGAATCTCTAGAGCAGTACGTCAAAGGGGAGCTGCTCGAGGGAGCGGATGCATACCATTGTGATAAATGTGATAAAAAA GTAGTTACCGTTAAGCGGCTATGCGTGAAGAAGCTGCCACCCGTGTTAGCCATACAACTGAAGCGCTTCGAATACGACTACGAGCGCGTCTGTGCGATTAAATTTAatgattattttgaatttccgCGTATTCTGGATATGGAGCCCTACACAG TGTCTGGCCTAGCTAAGCTAGAGGGCGAAGTGGTGGAGGTGGGTGATAATTGTCAAACAAACGTTGAAACAACAAAGTACGAACTGACCGGCATTGTGGTGCACAGTGGACAGGCCTCCGGGGGCCACTACTTCAGCTACATACTATCCAA AAACCCAGCGAATGGTAAGTGCCAGTGGTACAAGTTTGACGATGGCGAGGTAACCGAGTGCAAAATGCACGAGGACGAGGAAATGAAGGCACAGTGCTTCGGTGGCGACTACATGGGCGAAATTTACGATAACAATCTGAAACGGATGCAGTACCGCCGCCAGAAGCGTTGGTGGAACGCCTACATGCTGTTCTATACGCGCTGCGACCAGAATCCCGTACAGTTCGAGCCAAGTGTGGAGCAACTGTCGCTAACGGAAAGCCGAAACATGGTCCTGCCCCTGCCTAAGCCCATCGAGCGTAGCGTACG CCATCAAAATATAAGGTTTCTGCATTCACGTAGCATCTTCTCCGTGGAGTTCTTCAACTTCATAAAGAAGCTGGTCAGCTGCAATATCCCATCTGTCCGGAGCGATAAGATC aCACCCGCCGCCGAGGAGCTTTCCCTGTTGGGCGTACAATTGGCATCACAGTTCCTGTTCCACACTGGTTTCCGTACGAAGAAATCACTGCGCGGTCCCGTCATTGATTG GTACGATACGCTTTCCCATCATATACGCTCCTCGGCACTGGTGCGGAAGTGGTTTGCCAACCACGCCCTGCTGTCGCCTCCCTCTCGCCTGGGTGAATACATCCTAATGGCGCCCTCGCCGGAAGTGCGCACGGTGTTCGTGAAGCTGGTAGTGTTCTTCTGTCACTTCGCCATCCACGATGAGCCATTGCCCGGGTTCGATGGCGCCAATCTCTGCGAGCAAGTGCTCATCAGTGTGCTGCGTCTGTTGAAGTCAGAGGCAGCCGACTACGGTAAACATCTGCCGCACTACTTCAGCCTTTTCAGCATGTATGTGGGGCTCGGAACTCGCGAGAAGCAGCAGCTGTTAAAA CTAAACGTCCCGCTGCAGTTCATTCAAGTAGCCCTCGACGATGGCCCAGGTCCGGCCATCAAGTACCAGTACCCGGAGTTCAGCAAACTCCACCAAGTGGTTTCCCACTTGGTGCGTTGCAGTGATGTGAGCGAGAAGTGTCAGAGCTCGAACCAGAACGCCCGACCCCTTCCCAATCCGTTCAAGGATGCAACGGTATCGCAAGAGGAGCTCACACCCCTGTCCACCGAGTGCATGGACCTCCTGTTCAACCGCACTGG CTACATCAAGAAGGTCATTGAGGACACAAACGTGGGCGACGAAGGCCTGAAGCTGCTGCAGTATTGCAGCTGGGAGAACCCTCACTTCTCACGGGCTGTACTCACAGAGTTGTTGTGGCAGTGCGGCTTTGCCTACTGCCACGACATGCGCCACCACACGGACCTGCTGCTGAACATCCTGCTTATTGAGGACTCGTGGCAGCACCACCGCATCCACAATGCGCTGAATGGAGTGGCCGAGGAGCGCGAGGGACTGTTGGACACAATTCAGCGGGCCAAAACGCACTATCAGAAACGGGCATACCAGATAATCAAATGCCTGACGCAGCTGTTCCACAAGTCCGAGATTGCTCTGCAGATGCTCAACACCAACGCCACCATCAGCCGGCACTGGAGCGTTGCCGTCGAGTGGCTGCAGGACGAGCTGGAGCGGCAGCGGGGCATCGGCTGTCAGTACAACTCCTACTCTTGGTCGCCGCCGGCTCAAAGCAACGACAACACCAATGGGTACATGCTGGAGCGGTCGCAGTCGGCTAGAAACACATGGACCATGGCCTATGAGCTCTGTCCAGATGAGATAACCGAGAAACCG GATCAGGACGAGAACAACGAGTCTGATTTGGAGTCCAATCTAGACGAAAACAAAGCGGACCCGGCAGCACAGACTGCAGAAACGCAGGAAGGCTTAACTGGAGGCACGGAATTGGTGGGCGATGCCAAGCCTGCCACCACCAGTAGTCCCTCAACTGGCGCCTGGCTGGCTCGAGGGGATAATAATGCCATCCCACGGCTCTCGCGACAGCTCTTTGGAGTGTATACAGCAACAACACCCGCAACGACAACGACGCCAGCAGCAACGGCGGGCAGTGGGGCAAATAGCGAGACTGAGAGCAGCGCTCAGGAGACGACAACCGGAGAGACGACGTTAAATGGGCTGACCAATCGATTGGACCATATGGAAATCAAGGCCAAAAAG